The following DNA comes from Planctomycetia bacterium.
GAAATGGATACTCAGCAAGCTATACCATACACTTGTCCCGCCATAGACACAATGGGCTGGATGCGGACAATAGCATTATCATCGAAATTCCATTCTGGATGACATCATGAAAACCCGGCAACTGGGTAACTCCGATCTGCACATCACGAAAATCGGCTTGGGTGCCTGGGCTATTGGCGGAGGCAACTGGGCCTTCGGATGGGGGCCTCAAGACGATGCTGACTCCATCGCTTGCATACACGAAGCGGTCGATGCGGGTATCAACTGGATCGATACTGCACCGGTGTATGGCTTGGGGTATTCCGAAGAAATTGTCACGAAGGCGCTCAAAGGAATGGCACAGAAACCCTATATCTTCACCAAGTGTGGACGCATCTGGGATGACAAGCGGCAAGTTGGCAAAAGCCTGAAACGGGATTCCGTGCGTCGCGAATGCGAAGCCAGCTTGAAGCGGCTCAACATCGAGAGGATCGATCTCTATCAGATGCACTGGCCTGAGCCTGATGAAGATGTCGAAGAAGGCTGGGAAACCATGGTCAAACTGAAAGAGGAAGGCAAGGTTCGCTGGATAGGTGTTTCCAATTTCAATGTGAGTCAGTTAAAACGAGCTGAGCGGATAGCGCCGATCACTTCGCTCCAGCCACCCTATTCACTGATTCGCCCGGAAGTTGGTGCGGAGGTACTGCCTTATTGTCTTAAGCAAAACATAGGAGTGATTGCCTACTCGCCAATGGGTTCAGGCTTGCTTACGGGGACCATGACGAGAGAACGCATTGCCCAATTCCCGGAAGATGATTTTCGGCGAAACAGCAAGTTTTACCAAGAGCCACAATTATCCAAAAACTTGCAGCTTGCTGAACTCTGCAAAGAGATAGGCCAGCGACATGGCAAAAATGCTGGCGAAGTAGCCATCGCCTGGGTGCTGGCTAACCCCGCAGTCACCGGTGCCATCGTCGGCGCTCGCAAGCCCGGACAGGTCGCAGGCTTCATCGGCGCCATGGATTGGCAACTGCCTGAAAGTGAATTGGTGGGACTCGATGGTATAGTGTCATGATGCTACATCTGTATCATTCTCGATCAAACAATACATTTCACTGGCTCAAGAACTTTCGTTCTCCAACATCAATGCAACTCTGCCACGGTGTCGATCAATACGAACTTGGTTTCTTTTCGTGCAGCGTAATGCCATTGGCACACTGATTGCTTTGATGCGAAATACCTGAAGTGTTTCGCTTGGCATCCGCCTCTTGATCTCTCCTCGGCATGCAGGTGATCTGCTTTCAGACTCGCTGATGCA
Coding sequences within:
- a CDS encoding aldo/keto reductase, encoding MKTRQLGNSDLHITKIGLGAWAIGGGNWAFGWGPQDDADSIACIHEAVDAGINWIDTAPVYGLGYSEEIVTKALKGMAQKPYIFTKCGRIWDDKRQVGKSLKRDSVRRECEASLKRLNIERIDLYQMHWPEPDEDVEEGWETMVKLKEEGKVRWIGVSNFNVSQLKRAERIAPITSLQPPYSLIRPEVGAEVLPYCLKQNIGVIAYSPMGSGLLTGTMTRERIAQFPEDDFRRNSKFYQEPQLSKNLQLAELCKEIGQRHGKNAGEVAIAWVLANPAVTGAIVGARKPGQVAGFIGAMDWQLPESELVGLDGIVS